aaacaataatgaatttaaaattgaaatttaacatctaatgttaaaatgtatgtttttttctaatttaacgctaaTTAAATTCTGATTAAATTTTCACTGAGGGTTGACAGTAcaataaaagaaatacatttttcttgTTATATTTGAATGTATATTCATTATTGATGTACATAtgcattttctttgttttgatcAGGTTTCCATTGGTCGCGGTCTGAATGTAACCCATCAGATTCTGTCGGTCAGCTGTCCACTGATGATATCCAGAAACCACTGTGTGTTCAAGCAAAATGAATCTGGACTGTGGACAGTAACGGACAATAAGGtgtagtgtgtgtctgtctgtttatatTCTGTCTATTGATCTAggctattagggctgggtattgatatggATTTcatatcgattcatatggatgtatttcatttataatgtcccttttgcttacatatgaaagaaattctctccaaGCTGATGCTGTAAATTATAGATTTATTActctttcatcattttggtcacattatagctttttaataatgtacaaacccatgtattccatcaatacatATGTTATTATATGTCATAtattttgttgcatgtttattgtCTAATTGcgtgatttgttgaacacgtgctataaaccagtactgtctctttaagaaaaccagcagttctgtgaagagcatctgtaaatgagggCATGTTAACGAGAGTGACTCAAACTGATTTATCTCATCTATGCTgtatgtgattagaattaaatgtttcatttttgatatcaagatcgttcaaatgaagatcacgatgcatcgtaaaatctgtatttttacccaGTCTTACTATCCATCTATTTTtctgtctttgtctgtctgtttgtctgatcAAGAGCTGTATGTTTTAATTAGTTGTGTTTTGAATGTTTAAGTGTGTTCTAAACTCTTTTGCACATCTTTATGTCCATAGAGTCTGAATGGTGTGTGGGTGAATGGAAGACGGATAGCACCTGGAAGTCCCTGTTTACTCCAGCAGGGTGACTCCATCAGATTCGGTGTCCCTCTCGATGGCAACCCCGTGGAGTTTGATTACATCCTCGTCCAGCGCAACTTCAGTGACATGAAATCATTCCTGTCTGGTAATCTACGCAATGAATCAAGCGCTACCTCCTCTGGTCAAAAACTCAAAAATTCTAAGCGGAAGTTCGACGATGAATCGGAATATTACCCCACACGCCACTCCGAATCCAAGCTGTACCGCTCCTCCAGAGTGGATAAATTCCGAGCTCAGCCCTGTCCGTCCAAGGAACGCAGAAAATCTGACAAATGTCCTTGTAGACCTCCGCAGGAGGACCGACCAGTTGATATTCCAGGAAGTTCCAACAGTTGCAGTGAGAGCAGTCAACAGCTCGCTACTGTCCATCGTTACAACAAGAACCTGATGGTGTTGAAGGACCGTGTAGGTGACACGCAGAAACGTGCAGCTGAGCTTCAACGCCAGCAGCATCAGACTCCAGACATAGAGCGCGAGATGCAAGAACTGCAGGCGCAGCTGGAATTGTTGCAGGGTCAACTCAGGTCGCAGCAGCAGCAAGCGCTTGAACGCATGGAGAGCCTGGAGAAGTCCTTCTGCGAGGAGGAGAGACGATTGGAGGTGAGGAACGGGCAAGAATCGCTGCTTTTGAGTAGTGACAGACTGATATATTGGCCAGGCAAATAAATcggccattttgagattagagGTACACAATATATTGCTTTttccaattaatcggtgccgatagttgctttttggccattttgagattagaggtagaccgatatatccgTGTttccgattaatctgtgccgatggttgctttttggccattttgagattagaggtagaccgatatatcggttttactgattaatcggtgccagtagttgctttttggccattttgagattaaaggtaggccgatatatcggttttactgattaatcggtgccgatagttgctttttggccattttgagattagaaGTACACAGATAAATTGTGTTTTCAGATTAATCGTGGCCAGTGGTTGCTTTTTGGCCATTCTGAGAttaaaggtagaccgatatatcggttttactgattaatcggtgccagtagttgctttttggccattttgagattaaaggtagaccaatatattggttttactgattaatcatgccagtagttgctttttggccattttgagattaaaggtaggccgatatatcggttttactgattaatcgtgccgatagttgttttttggCAGTCTAGAGATGAGATGTAGACTGATATATCCTTTTTTCCGATTAATAGGTGCCGATTGTTgctttttggccattttgagattagagGTAGTCTGATATATCTGTGTttccgattaatctgtgccgatggttgctttttggccattttgagattagaggtagactgatatatcggttttactgattaatcggtgccagtagttgctttttggccattttgagattaaaggtagaccgatatatcggttttactgattaatcggtgccgatagttgctttttggccaTTTGAGATTAGAAGTACACAGATAAATTGTGTTTTCAGATTAATCGTGGCCAGTGGTTGCTTTTTGGCCATTCTGagattagaggtagaccaatatattggttttactgattaatcatgccggtagttgctttttggacattttgaGATTAGAGGTAGATGATATATCTGTTTTAGCGATTAATTGGTGCTGATAGTTGCATTTTGGCAGTTTTGAGATAAGatgtagactgatatatcggttttaccgattaatcggtgccagtAGTTGCTTTTTGGCCAATTTGaaattagaggtagactgatatatcctTTTTTCCGACTAATAGGTGCCGATTGTtgctttttggccatttttagatTAGAGGTAGACCTATGTGTCGTTTTTACTGAATAATCGGTGCCGATAGATGCTAAAAGATGACGatagttgtatttttttgtattattattcctCCATGTTGCTCTGTGACCGGCGCTataggattctacagttagaacgcaTTTGTTTTACAGTACAACAATGGCCTCAAGAGGTGAAATAAAACTATCACTGACCCCTCGTGGGAATTTGCAAAGTAAAATGCcactatatggaaacgtgccccatcagcacatatATTATACCTCCCAAAttaatatcttgtgaataataataataataaaccttattcctcattaaacctgatttgttgaaatatatatatatatacagtgctgtggaaaagtatttgcccccatcctgatttcttctgtttttgtgtatttttcatactaaatttttttagatcttcaaacgagatataaaacaaaggcaacctgagtaaactcaaaatacagttttcaaatcttaattttgttttattgaagcaaaaaagttatccaacacctatatcacccatgtgaaaaactaactgcccccttaaactaaatagctggttgtgccacctttagccgCAACAACTGCAGCCAATCGATTTCGATAgctggagatcagtcttttacaacgctgtggtggaattttggcccactcttctttccagaactgctttagttcagccacattggagggttttcgagcatgaactgcccatttaaggtcctgccacagcatcgcaatcgggttcaagtcaggactttgacttggccactccaaaactttaatttagcttcttttgagccattcagaggtggacttacacctctgctttggatcattgtcttgctgcataatacagttgcgcttgagcttcaaatcacagactgatgaccggatgttctcctttaggattttctggtatagagcagaattcatgtttctctcaattattgcaagtcgccctgaagcagcaaagcatccccacaccatcacactaccaccaccatgcttgaccgtatttatgatgatctttttgtgggattctgtgtttgatttaagccagatgtaacgggactcctgtcttccaaacagttctactttcgactcatcagtccacagaacattctcctaaAAGCTTTGAAGATCattaaggtgtgttttggcaaaattcagacaagccttaatgttcttctgggttagcagtggtttccgCCTcaacactcttccatggatggcatttttggcccgtgtctttctgatagtggggtcatgaacagtgacctttattgatgcgagagagttcctgcagttccttggatgttgtccttggcttttttgtgacttcctggatgagtcgtcgctgtgttcttggaggaattttggaaggtcggccacttctgggaaggttcactattgtgccaagttttctccatttggaagtagtggctctcactgtggttctttggagtcccagagccccttaaatagctttgtaacccttcccagactgatgtatttcaatcacttttttcctcatcatttctggaatttctttcgaccttggcatagtgtgcaacTGGATGAGACCATTTagtcaacttcatgctgctgaaaaagttctatttatgtgttgatttgattaaacagtgctggcagtaatcaggcctgggtgtgtctagtccagctgaaccccattatgaatgcagtttcatagatttggggatttagtaactactttttcacacaggcccagttggtattggataacttttttgcttcaataaaaaacattatcatttaaaaactgtattttgtgtttactcagatttcctttgttttatgttagattgtgttttaatttttagTATGAGATAGACACAAAAACAGAGgcaatcaggaagggggcaaataattttccacagcactgaaaATACAAAACCCTTTATCTGGTGAGAATAAAGGCTGTAAAtttgtaaatacttaaatataaagCACTGTAATGCAGctaagtctccgtcatttcaaaataagagtccctggtgtgtttcgagcttgtttatatttaaatgtcccgcttcatgcaccaaatctttttctggttattattgggattttggttgaacaataagctGCATTTGTGACTCTTGCAACATTTATGTCCAGGGCCGTCTTTAGAACATATAGAGTTGGGAGTGGGCATTTCGTTTTCAGGTAGGAAGAGAGCAGCTGCCCCAAGTGGAGGAGTTCAAGTATCTCGGGATCCCGTTCACAAGTGAGGGAAAGTTGGAGCCTGAGATCGACAGGCGGATCCATGCAGCGTCTGCAGTAATGTGGTCGCTGTACCGGACCGTGGTGGTGAAGAAGGAGCTGAGCCTGAAGGCAAAGCTGTCAATTTACCAGTAGGTGTATGTTCCAACCCTCACCTATGGTCATGAGCTCTGGATAGTAAACGAAAGAATAAGATTGCGAATACAAGCAGCCGAAATGAGCTTTCTTCGTAGGGTGTCAGGGCTCACCCTAAGGGGTAGGGTGCGAAGCTCTGACATCTGAGAGGGGCTCGGAATAGAACCGCTGCTCCTCCGCATtgaaaggagccagttgaggtggttcggGCATCTAATTAGGATGCCTCTTGGACGCCTTCCTGCGGAGGTGTTTCGGGCATGTCCAACTGGGAGGAGGCCCAGGGGAAGACCCAGAACATGCTGGAGGGATTATATCTCTTGGCTGGCCTGGAAACGCCTCGGGATCCCCCAGGATGAGCTGGAGGATGTGGCCGAGGAAAATGACTTAAGGGCTACTTTGCTTAGTCTGCTGCCACTGTGACCCGGTCCTGGATAAGCGGTCGAATATAGATGTATGGATGGAAGTAAGTGTTAAACATGCTAGTGTTTGTACATGATGTGATCAATTTGCAGTAACAGGATCACAAGTAACTCAAAGGAACACTGATAATGAGAAGTGTTAGCTCCCCCTTGTGTCAAAATCTACCTACAGCGTTGACAATGTTAATAAACAGTTTTTgtgttatgacatttttttttggaGGCAATATTGTGAAAAGTGTTTGATTTCAGCTATTATGTGTTAATCTCATTTGGTAACAGTGAACTGTAATATGTGTATCTGTATTGTATTGACTGTCAGTGACCCTGCTCTAGATATCAGCATCGTTTAGGGATGTTGATGTTTTTGCCATTTGCCATTTTAAAGTAAtagtccgggttcaatacaagttaagctcaatcaacagcatttgtggcataattgtgTCATATTTTGACtcaaccctccttttctttaaaacaagcaaaaatggaggttccagtgagacacttacaatggaagtcaatggggccaatatttggagggtttaaaggcagaaatgtgaagcttataattttataattcttctgttaaaactcatcttttatttgagctgtatagttgtttaaatcgtcatttttataaatcgtcatggcaacaaagttgtaaaattggatataactttacacagatgtggttagtaagtgattttatcacagtaaaatcatgttaacacacatatttatTTCTTGTGTCTATacctttgaaaaagtgagtattttaacgtttacagattggccccattgacttttattgtaagtgactcactgttacccagatttttgctttttaaaagaaaaggaggggcaagtcagaattcctttttttcttcttttttttttttttctccccttttctccccaatttagaatgcccaattcccactacttagtaggtcctcgtggtggtgcggttacttacctcaatccgggtggcggaggacaagtctcagttgcctcctcttctgagaccatcaatccgtgcatcttatcacatggatcgttgtgcatgacaccgcggagactcacagcatgtggaggctcatgctactctccgcgatccacgcacaacttaccacacgccccattgagagcgagaatcactaatcgtgaccacgaggaggttaccccatgtgactctaccctccctggcaaccgggccaatttggttgcttaggagacctggctggcttcgaactcgcgactccaggtgtggtagtcagcgtcagtgctcactgagctaccaaggcccgccagaattactttttgtggtaattaatattatgccaccaatgctgttgattgagcttaatttgtattgaacccggaatattcctttaatattcaaAGACTTTATAACATTCGTATGTGTTTACTCTTAAATGTCATTTTCCTAAGATTgagaaagcacaacagaatgaGAAGGGATTGAAAAAGCAACTTGAGGAGGCGTTGCAAGAGGTAAGAGAGGAAAAACTGCATCCAAATCATAATTTTATGAGTTTTAAAAAGCAGGTAATAAACAATCTGCATGTTTTCTTTGTTCCCACAGCACCGGAAAGTCATCGATGAGCTCAAACACGCTCAAGAAGGATTTAAAGAAGTTTTACAGGCCAAAGATAAGGAGTTGGAAGTTACAAAGGTACTCGCTAAATCAGCGTTTTCCCCCGAACTTCTCACCTGTGTCATGTGGAAGTGTAGTGACTGATTGCATGACGAGCTGACGTCTACAAAAGGAAAGCATTTCAGTGCAAAAATTTGTGAACTTTTCACacaggaagagaaagagaaggcGAAGGCTCAGAAAGAGGAAGTCGTCACACAGATGACTGAAGTGTTGGAGAGTGAACTTCAATGCAGTATTTGTTCAGAGCTCTTCATTGAGGTATTTACAGGGAAAATCATTGTGTGATCAAATGTAGGAATTATGTAGAAAGAACACAGACATGTTAAACATTTAGTTTTAATATAGCAGATTTTCAGTCACCCACATTCATGGTGTAGTCTGACCACGGctttcaaagaaattcaacatcaAATGTAGCCCCATTGAGAGGTTGACATTCAACATTGTATCAACATATTTTTTTGCACGCAACAGCAGTGTATCAAATGCTGCTCTAAGACACATGTTGAGTTGACCTTTGACCCTTGACCTCTCTGACCCGCTCAGGCCGTGACGCTGAGCTGCGCCCACAGCTTCTGTCAGCACTGTATCCGAGAGTGGCGCAGTCGGAAGGACAAGTGTCCGATCTGCTGGCAGACCATCCTGTCTCAGACACGCTCTC
The nucleotide sequence above comes from Myxocyprinus asiaticus isolate MX2 ecotype Aquarium Trade chromosome 25, UBuf_Myxa_2, whole genome shotgun sequence. Encoded proteins:
- the LOC127416320 gene encoding E3 ubiquitin-protein ligase rnf8-like translates to MMVKTEEPPSLNTEEETSAKDKIWCLQRVGRDCDWLQLFEDSEVSIGRGLNVTHQILSVSCPLMISRNHCVFKQNESGLWTVTDNKSLNGVWVNGRRIAPGSPCLLQQGDSIRFGVPLDGNPVEFDYILVQRNFSDMKSFLSGNLRNESSATSSGQKLKNSKRKFDDESEYYPTRHSESKLYRSSRVDKFRAQPCPSKERRKSDKCPCRPPQEDRPVDIPGSSNSCSESSQQLATVHRYNKNLMVLKDRVGDTQKRAAELQRQQHQTPDIEREMQELQAQLELLQGQLRSQQQQALERMESLEKSFCEEERRLEIEKAQQNEKGLKKQLEEALQEHRKVIDELKHAQEGFKEVLQAKDKELEVTKEEKEKAKAQKEEVVTQMTEVLESELQCSICSELFIEAVTLSCAHSFCQHCIREWRSRKDKCPICWQTILSQTRSLVLDNCIDRMVENLSADMRERRVTLITERKGERSKSGRVSSRGGHT